Below is a window of Pagrus major chromosome 21, Pma_NU_1.0 DNA.
CGTAAACATCTTTTCACTATGCTCACACATCACCGCTTCACTGACTCATCTTCTTGTCCtttgtaaacaaacagagacgCAGACACGCGGACTACATGGAATATTCCAGGCAGTCGGCTCCTCCCACCTcgggctgtgattggtcagttctggaaagaggaaataaaacattgatgtttcctctcctccatcagccTGTGGATGCTCTGCTAGCTGTCTTCTCAGCCGTTTGGCACTAACGCTTGTATTTTCTAAAGTAAGGTGGGTGAGTCACTCTGCTGGGTTGTCTTTTCCTCTAAATGTGGCGCCTATTAATGCCACATAAAGCTAATGTTTCTCTTGTGCGTTGGTCTCGGTCAGCTTGCTAAAGCTAGTCTGGTCAGTCAGTTATTTAGGTCAACAGTGGGCTAGCGTTAAGCTAGCTAAGTAATGCTAGCTAATAATACAATGTTTTGTTAGTTAACGCTGCCTGACGTTTTGTGAAGTGCGTTGGGTAGCAAAAATATGTTACAAACCAAATATAGGTCATGACTTCCTCACATTATTGACCATTTCATGAccatttgtgtttgttccacTTATTGTTAGCGCGTGTGAGGCAGGCTAACGCTAACATCATTTGTTGTGCAAACCTTATGACTGTATGCTGGACAGTAAACTCGTTTTATTGAATTGTCAACATTGTGGTTATCTTGGCAAATTTCCTCTTAGCAGTTATCATAACGTAAATAACCAGAATCCCATACAGATACAATGAGAACATCTAGCAATTGTTCAATCTGCTGAGTTCAGAGGTCCATATTTAAAACTGGGCCCTGTTCTACATGTGTGGATAGCTGGGTTGGCTTGGTTGAAGATGGTGTAAGATAAACAAGAACAAGTGCAGTTTCAATTaaatggatgatgatgatgatgacgacgacaCCTTTTGTGTTGAACTGACTGAAGTAATTTTCACTGTCAGTTGATCGATATAGGACCAATGAAACCAGAAATAAAGGTTattgattaaacattttaatgggAGTCCTAAAATTTTACACGATTGTGACAAACAATTGAGTTGAATCACTTTAATCAATTATGAGTAGATTAttcaatttaattcaaaatttaTTTTAGATTTACAAGATCCatagcagaaagaaaaatataacatacaagattaaaaacacacacacacacacacagacagacaattAATCGACCTCATTGAAAACTGGTGCATATGTAGACTCCTTCATCAGTGTTTTCTAAGCCTGGATGAGAACTGAGAGCAGCTCTTCATAAGTCTCTATGATGCCGTTCTCAGACTCATCCAAGCTACACTTTAAATTATACATAAGAAGTGCCTCATATGTAGGAACACCAGAGGACACAACAGCAGACTGGCACTATGCCATCTGGGAACCTGAAGCAGCAACCTCCTTACATCATTATAAGCCACTGTGATCCTCCTCATACCACTTTTTCTGTAGCTTAACCACAAGTGAGCTGTATAGATTGGTTAACAGAAAGCTCCAAATaatgaacattttacagtaatagAACATATATTAAATTTAAAGTATATATGcaggaataattactgaaaTCTGTTTGCTGAGAAGTTGTTTTGATCGTTTCTGCTCCCCTCTCATCGCctttaatgtcaaaataaaagatcaCTTTTGCTTCAGACAACTTTATATTAGATTAACAAGTAAATCCTGTAACTGATCAAAGGTCTACAGAAGCTGTATTGATTGACAGAATCACTCCAGTTGTTTTTCCAgcgaaaatgtcaaacatttgcttgttccaGCTACTtgaatgtaaggatttgctgtaACCTGACACATAACCCAAAACAAGAAAGACAATGTCTACATATCATACTAACATTTATTGTCAGGCCCTGGTTGACAGCCTTCACATATATAATCTGTTTTACAGGAGAGGGGGACACACCAACTGCCAACATGTCAAGCAAAAGGGCCAAGGGAAAGAACACCAAGAAGCGTCCTCAGCGTGCCACCTCCAATGTATTTGCTATGTTTGACCAGTCTCAGATTCAGGAGTTTAAGGAGGCCTTCAACATGATCGACCAAAACAGAGATGGTTTTATTGACAAAGAAGACCTTCATGACATGCTGGCCTCATTAGGTAAACCTGACcttattttcacacatttagaCATATTAAATGTCCTGTTTTCAAGACTGTTCCTTTTGATTTGTAATTTAACAAAGATtatggattaaaaaaatgaaggttAGGTACAAAAATACATGAGCATCTGTTTTTGCAAAGCCAAAATGCTCTCAATATCGGTAGATGACAGTGAGAGTCGTAAATCCTCATTACTCTGACCATTTCACAGGTAAGAACCCCACAGATGATTACCTGGAGACAATGATGAACGAAGCACCAGGACCAATCAACTTTACCATGTTTCTGACCATGTTTGGAGAGAAGCTGAACGGCACTGATCCTGAGGACGTGATCCGTAATGCTTTTGCCTGTTTTGACGAGGAGGGAACTGGTAAgttggaagtttttttttttttttttccattttgactGTGCACTGTACCTCTTGATGCTTTTCCTCGGTGTCTCCAGACCCGATTCTCTCAggacatgtttttgtttcattaggAGTAATGATGATCAAAATGGTTATATCCTCAACGGATGACATAATTTTCCTTGTCCTGAATTCACAAATGGAaattattaaagctgcagttgGCTATTTAAGCTATTATTGTCTAATCTGCCATTTTTTCCTCAATTATccaattaatcattttgtctaAAATTTTCACAAAATtgtttgtgaatgaatgaatgaatgaatgaatgaacatctattttgaaaaaaagaaaacggtTAAAAAATTTCCATGAGTGTGACGGCAAAGAATTAAATAGAGACAATTATGTGTAACAGAAAGTCAGCTTATTTTTATATGATTAGTTCTCAACTCAAACAAATACATGAATCAACTAATTAAGTTTAATCGAATGTTAATAGCAGCAACCTGCTATGCGTATTGTTGTTTTCCCCCCtttatatttcaataaaaatgtcctcTCTCACAGGTATGATCCAGGAGGAGTACCTGCGGGAGCTGCTCACTACGATGGGTGACAGGTTTACAGATGAAGATGTGGACGAACTCTTCCGAGAGGCGCCCATCGACAAGAAAGGCAACTTCAACTATGTAGCATTCACACGTATACTAAAGCACGGTGCAAAGGACAAAGACGATTAGTGGCAGAAGCAGCTCTGGACAAAGTTTATTCTGTACGTCTTGTGTATCTTTGAGTCTCCACTTAGAACAGCTATATCCTGTTATTTGGCTCATGACAAGCTTCACCGTGGTATAGCTCACTGAAGGTCATTTGTTTAAGCTGCTTGTTGGACCCCCCTCCAACTCCTCAACGCTACTCTCAAAGCTCATTTGCACATCTGTGAAAACACCACTGCAGGGTCTGTATAAGCTAGTAAAGATGTAAGACCTTCACGGATTTAACTggaaataaactgaaatgagGAGTCTGTTATCGTGACTGGTTTGGTTTTACTgatcatttgtattttgtggGAGTTAAGAAGTTTGGAGATTAAAATGTGTTCTGAGATGAATCACTAATGCGCTTCGTTTTTCAAAAAGGCtttatttcaaaacaaagtaaaatcgATAAGATGCGTCAGTCTTAATGACGGTTTaaaatagggctgcaaccaacaatTATCTTAATTGTCAATTAACATGCAGATGATTttaacaattaatcgattagtctataaaatgtaaaagaaattgtgaaaaatgctcaatgcaatttcccaaaattcaaattgcttcttttataCAACTGAaggtccaaaacccaaagactctttaattactgtcataaatgacaaaagcCAAATCACCTTGTCCTGGCCACAAATGTTtaatgcttgaaaaattactgaaatgattcattgattatcaaaatagaaattaattttctttaacCGATCAATCGACTAATGGTTGCAGCGCTAATTTAAAGTAATACCAATTCCACAGATACATCATTAAATGGGATCAGTCACTGAATTTAAAGAAAGGTGTTGGCTTTGACTCTCGATGTAGGTCAAGAAATTTACACTATGACCAAAAGTATATGGACAGCATTGTACTTCTGGTGTGGGTGAGGATTGCATCAGTTATTTCTATATCTATTAAAACGTCAAGATAATAATGGAAGAATGGCCATTACATGTTCCTGATGCCATTAGTTGGATTATGTACGACACTGTGGCAAAAGTTCACGATGGACACTTTCCTGTCGCGACATGAAAGTGCCCCTGTGCACAAATCGAGGTCGTTACAGATGTACTTTTCCCAGTGCGGAGGTGAACATGACCTCAACCCTATCCAAACACCTTATGGATGAATTGGGGCTCAAGCAAGAGTAGACGGCACACATAcatgtccacatacttttggtaATGTTGGTACATtgcaataagaaaaaaacatgtttttgtacagaACTGTTCTTTGacatcatcattaataatttGATAGACATTTGGCTGTGGCTGTTCTATTCAGCACTACTTTTTGATGGTCTAAGGGGATCTACACAATTTGCCACAATTCAAAGCACCTCTGATCCTTTCACAATGTTACTGTGGTTACAATATCACGAGGGAGCACTTCATATCTGTCTTTAACCCAGGTAAATGTATCCCAGCTGTACCCAGGATCAGCGCAGATATCCATCTTCCTTCTGTTTGCAGGAATTTCTCACACATCACGTTAACAATAAATAGACAATGAGCTGCTCCACACAAGTTTTCTGTACACTTTGCAGTTGCTCACAGAGCAATGTATAGCACATGATATGGGAGACTGTAGCTCTACTCCGCCAGGGCGAGATTTTTCGACTGGATCTTCGATAGATGGTCTGATATACAGGCCTCGATCTTGTCACACTGGGCCAAGAAATCctattgacagaaaataaaaacacttaattacATCCGTCAGTATTCttagtgtttttctgtcattttggtGACACTGAAAAAGGGCTTGCCTGCACTGTCTTCACAAGTCCCTTTTTCTTCATTCTGCAGTCGTTGAAATTTTCTGGGAGACTCTGCTGAAACAAgaggtttgttgttgtttgttgagacataaaaaaacatgcacacaaaaataaatgcctGAACTAAACTGGGTTACCAAAGCATCAATCTGCTCCAGGATCTTCATGAACTGTTCCGCTGCTATTTTCACTCTGTGGTCTAGTTTACCCAACGCCTCTGCCTGGAGGTCTTTGGCCAGGAAGCCCTGTGAAAGGGATGGGTGATTATCTAAGATGTTCACAGAAACAAGTGTGGGAGCGTTTTGCATCATAAAATCTGTAATTGATTGCTTACATTCTTGAGTCCAGTCAACTCCCCGTCTACTTTCTCCAGCTTTTTTGCCGTCTGTTCCACAGATTTCTCAATGTCTttcagcttcttcagctcagcttCTTCCTCGGGACTGTTCTGTTTGCAGATTATTGTCAGGATTTGATCACATATCGGTCACACGTCAGAGACATCACACATGTAAAGGTCTTACCCGCTTTCCGATCATCATTAGTTTGCAGCCGTCTTTTAATCCATAGCTGGACAGACTCTCCTCCATGTCCTTCAGGGATTTTCCTGGATTTCCAGAATGGACAGGGCAAGGTTTGAGCTGGACATGTAATATGATACTCAAGCTCACATAgctgggagacagagagacctACAATTTACCTTTGAAGATGATTTTCTGTGAGGTTTGTGGGACTCCGGTAGCTTGAGTGAGAGCATCTGACAGGTCTTTGACAGTGGGACCCTTGCCGTCATCCTGGCCAGTTATTGTGATGCTGTGTTTAGTAGATcctggagggggagagagacattATGGCTGCAACTATGAAAATGCATTAACACTTCCCTGTGTGGGAATTAGATGGAGAGTCCCTTGAACAAAGTGGAATGGTTGGATATTTagatttgtcattttcttcacaGAAAGTTAACCTTTGATTGAATGTTATAAACCAAATGTAGTTGAACTAAATCATGAAATTAGTAGGCTAAATGTTTCCCTTGATGTTTATGACTTCCTGATGGCAAAGTATTTGAGCATACTCTTAATATTACAGAAAAAAGGATAAACAGTaatatcttctttttttgtcaaagtgaTAAACATATAAGCCGAATAAGAAATGATTGTCAGATGTCaggtttataaaaaataaagaatcatCAAGCGAAATAAGTAAATGCAAGCCAGTTAACGTACTAAACTGAGTTACTCGTAAATGATAAGTGAAGGCTAGCTACATTAGCTAACCAGTTCCTAGCTACTCCAGCGATGGCCGACATGTAAATCTTAAATAAAGTTAGATTTTCATGTGTATATGCCATCTGGTAATAATCGTGTAACATCGTGAAAAATCCCATTACCGTAGGCAACTGTCACAGTGATGGTTTGCTCTGACATTCTGCTGTTTAGCGTCCTGTAAAATCACAGCATGAATCACAATGCTAACTGTTGCTGATGGCTAACAACTTCCGGGGCAAACCGGAAACACTTCttctaggttttttttttttttttttttttttttttttgctttttgacttttgactttcTTAACTCCTGCTTTTTAAATTCACCTTTTATTAACGGAacaatacatacaaacaaaatgcGCTCACACAAAACGGATCATATCACTTATATAACCTGAATGTGTTCAAAAATAAGCGCATATATCTcttattaaacaaaacaaaaagttttcaCCGCATTCTCCTTTTCAACAACAAAGAGTGGCGCTATGTTCACATAGATATCTGCAAATGTGCCCAAAGTTAGTGCAACAGTCAGGAGTCCTCTAGTAGAAATGCTACGATAGTGTGCAGACTACTACTCCACCTGGCTCCGTGGCGCAATGGATAGCGCATTGGACTTCTAGTCAAGCACTTGAGGAGTGATTCAAAGgttgtgggttcgagtcccaccGGAGTCGGACTTTTGGGAGGAAAATCTCCTAATGTCCCCTGATCGAGTGATCCATCCCTGGAAAACTGTATTGATCGACATGTCCTGAAGGCAGCATTTCAGGTGAGCTCCTTGTGTGTCcggttatattattatacagcCAGATGATCCCACGCACTTCCTCTGATGTAATCACTTTAAATCTAAcagttttttaatgaaatatttaatgAACAGATACATTAAATTAGCACTGAGGACACTTTTGTCATGTCTGGCAGTTATATGCAGCATTGATGTTTAATGCAGTGGGCACTCTCACCTATACAAGATCTTTGGGGGCATGTCTGTCGATCAGGTGGACGTTTGTCACTTTATGAGGAGATTTCTCTGATTGGCAGACTCTATACACCAGTTTCTATGCCTCACTCACCTGCTGCATCTTTGTGTGATGTACCACATCATTGAGGGATCAATACGTGACAATTAGTCAATGTCCTTGGAGCATTGGTCTATCAGTCAAGTGATTCAAAGGTCGAGGGTTCGAGTCTTAAGCGGGTCAGACTTATAAAAAGTAGAGCTTGTTGATTTCCCCTGACTCTTAccagacatttacatttcaaaagagGCCCCTGTGAACATGAATATCTATATTCATATACTATTCTAGTCAGGTGAACCCATCGCTCCCTCTGATGTAAACAGTTTACATTTAAAGAGCAACTTGCAGCTTGGAGACCCCAGTGAATCAATGTGTGGGAGTGAAGTGTAGAAAactttgttgttgatgtttgatgtttgatgtttgtgtttttattaaaatatgttaTGGACATATCTATATGATATTAAATACATATTTGATAGAATGACTTCAGTATATTTGGGACCTGACACATTTATATTTGACAACTTGTAGGCCAACAAATAAATAGATCATTATAGGATTCAGTATATttataccatttttttttattccaggcAATAAGGAGATGGTTTGAAACTTCATTTAGGCATTTAGGTGAAGAATTAATAAGCATTGAAATGGTGGTGGTGGGTTGGAAAAAAAGACCAAGGTGATTGTGTTTCTATATGTACTTCTATTTTTGCGTACTGATCTAAATTCAGCGTCTTTAATTTAaacgtatttatttatttaataactgcctttgtgttgtattgttgtgGCACTGTTCCTTTATTATAATATTGCTGGGTTTGCTCGCACCCTGAAATCCATCCTGTCATTTGACTCATTTACTTtgtatcttgtgtttttgtgaacaGTAAAGTTGTTCTGATGTGAAAGCATGAAGGTTTATGTtatcagaaagaaagaaagaaagaattcaaggttaaattaaaacatgtcatttattttgcatgtttcaAACCTGCAGACCTTTGTACAGGCTCAGTGGGAATCAACTCCACTTCTGAGAACTCAAACAAAATGGTAATGACTCAACAACACACAAAGCtacaatgaaacaaaacagaaaataaattattactGAATAATACTGGTGATAAAGGAGACCGATGAGGGTTAGACAGCAGgtcaaaagaaagacaaggggaataacatctttaaaaaaaaaaggttcagtaTGTTACAAGGCCACATGCTAGCACGGTAGTGGTAACAGTACACAACCCAACACAGCATCAAAATCGTAGTGTTCTCAGGTCAAATGGTTTTGCATGTATAAATGTTACTCTATAAAAGTGTTTTCAGTCGAAGTGCAGTTGTTATAATCCATCCCTTGTTTATGTGGCGGGAATCTGGGGCAGGCCAAACTCATCCACCAAAACACcatcctgaaaacaaaagaagaaaacacttcagtgaCTACATTCACAAGCGAACAGacctccaaacacacactcacatttcgAGTGATTTTATTCTTTCAGTGGGTTTATTTTGAGCAGGATGGAGCTGTTAGAGCTGCTTGTAAACAGCCTAAGAGACCAATCCTTTCACACATTTAAGCCCATTTACTagacagaaatatttatttaacattggCGCCAGTATTATAGAAGGAAAAATACATTACTTTTAGACAGACAACCaatcacagaaaacatgttttaccaCTTTGTAAAAGGTGCTGTATTGTTACATAGAAATTCAGTTACAAGAGAAGGGTAAAGTCATCTTaatgcaatacaatacaataactGCTTGCTTTTGGTCCATGGCATACCAATAAGTTTCGTTTTTGGCtctccaagggaaaaagtttaCAATTCTCCGGTCTGTGTGTTGAGTATAATGTGAGTTACAGCGATGAATCCGCAGTGCTCTGAAGACTGTTACCTTGTTTGTCTTGCTGTCACTGGGGATTCCCTCAGGGATAGACGGGGCAGCTGAGGCCTCGTCCAGGTAGGAGCTGTCatcatccagcagcagctcatcaCCCAGTGCATCCAGCTCTGAAACCACAATTACACCGTCATTGTAATCATGTTGACAATTACCAAAAATGTTTCAGGCAACTTCTTGTGTAATTAAGGAGATTTTTTGACAGACTGAACGGCCTGCAAATGCTTAATATATTAACACACAGGGACTTGAGCCATCATGGGAAGAAAAATgacgatatacagtatatggttTTCTGTAAGTAATTGTTTTTTACACGACTGCACAACTTGTCAAAAATGCAATATAAACATGTGGAGACTATCGGGTATACCTGCTTCGAGATCATCCTCATCTATTTCTGGAGTGCCGTAGCTGCGGCTCAGGGCCTCCTGCACCTCGTTGGCGTCTTCCATCATGTCCTCCAGCTGATCCTGTAAATCCTGAAagttaca
It encodes the following:
- the bag1 gene encoding BAG family molecular chaperone regulator 1 isoform X1 — its product is MSEQTITVTVAYGSTKHSITITGQDDGKGPTVKDLSDALTQATGVPQTSQKIIFKGKSLKDMEESLSSYGLKDGCKLMMIGKRNSPEEEAELKKLKDIEKSVEQTAKKLEKVDGELTGLKNGFLAKDLQAEALGKLDHRVKIAAEQFMKILEQIDALQSLPENFNDCRMKKKGLVKTVQDFLAQCDKIEACISDHLSKIQSKNLALAE
- the myl12.2 gene encoding myosin, light chain 12, genome duplicate 2, coding for MSSKRAKGKNTKKRPQRATSNVFAMFDQSQIQEFKEAFNMIDQNRDGFIDKEDLHDMLASLGKNPTDDYLETMMNEAPGPINFTMFLTMFGEKLNGTDPEDVIRNAFACFDEEGTGMIQEEYLRELLTTMGDRFTDEDVDELFREAPIDKKGNFNYVAFTRILKHGAKDKDD
- the bag1 gene encoding BAG family molecular chaperone regulator 1 isoform X2; the encoded protein is MSEQTITVTVAYGSTKHSITITGQDDGKGPTVKDLSDALTQATGVPQTSQKIIFKGKSLKDMEESLSSYGLKDGCKLMMIGKRNSPEEEAELKKLKDIEKSVEQTAKKLEKVDGELTGLKNGFLAKDLQAEALGKLDHRVKIAAEQFMKILEQIDALSLPENFNDCRMKKKGLVKTVQDFLAQCDKIEACISDHLSKIQSKNLALAE